The region GTGTGTGCTCATTCTTATTCATTTATAAAACCCCTTTCTTAAAATAAATAAAGGATACCTGGTGCTTTTTCTGCACTGTATCCCATTTTTAACTTGCTGCTTTCCATTTTTCTTTCAGAAATTCCGGAACCCGAATCCCTTTGTTCCTCGCAAAAGCCTTATAATACAGACAGATGCGTTCCCCAAGAAGGGTATTTCTCTTATTGATCTCATTCCGATGGATGGCCATATATAGCACATCCTTCTTCCCTGCCAGGATCACTGCTTTCCTGGCACGGGTAATTCCGGTGTACAGTAGATTCCGGTAAAGCATGATATAATGCGCCTTCAATAAAGGCATTAAAACAACATCATACTCAGAACCCATGGCTTTATGGATGGTAGTCGCATAGGCAAGATCCAGATTTGCCAGGTCATCCATTTTGTATTCCAGCTCGCGGTTTTTTCCAAAGTCCATGCCAATCCGTTTTCCATCCGGCGTATCATGGATATAGCGGATAAATCCCAGATCTCCATTAGAAACCTTCTCCGTATTCTTTGTCTGCATGATACGGTCGCCAACACGGAACTTCTTTGTTCCTGTCTGAACTTCATCCTCCATAGACTGAAATGGATTTACAATCTCCCGGATCACCGCATTAAGCTGGTCTGAAGATGCTTCCCCGTCTGTACGGAAAGGTGAGAGAATCTGGACATGTTCAATCCCGTTTTTCTCTATCTCTTGGCAGTACCTTTCGATAATGGCCTCTGCCGCCTCTGCCTGATTGCTGCAGGGAATTAACTGAAAATCATTTCCGTAATAAAGCTTCGTATTTCCATCATGGATAAATTTGGCATTATGAGCAATCAGGCTGTCCTTCGCCTGACGGAATATCAGATCCAGTACCGTAACCGGAATAAGTCCGCAGGTAATCAGTTCTTTGAATACATTCCCTGCACCTACACTGGGCAGCTGATCCGGATCGCCGACCAAAACGGCTTTTGCCCCATTTTTCAGTGCTGTAAAAAATTTGCTGGCCAGCCACATATCCACCATGGAAAACTCATCCACAATAACCAGGTCTGCATCCAGCATCTGTTTTTCGTCTTTACGGCCTCCTTCGTCCTCTTCGCTTACCAGTCTCAGGCCACTGTGAAGCGTACAGGCATCTTCAAATCCGGTGCTTTCCGCCATTCGACGGCTTGCACGCCCGGTAGGTGCCATAAGAGCAATTTTTTTATCAGGATATATCCTGCGGTAAACTTCAAGGATAATCTTCAACACCGTTGTCTTTCCTGTACCAGGCGATCCGGTGATGATAGAAAGATTATACTGAAATGCTGTTTGTACAGCCAGTTCCTGTTTTTCGGATGTGCATAACCCCTGTTCTGCCTTTACAGTTTCTATTACTGGTGAAACATCCACCATGGATGATCCGTTTTCTACCAGAAGTTTTGCAATCCTGCAGGCTGCCTCATCCTCCTGTGCAAATACGGCAGGATGATAAATCTGGTCTCTCATGGAAACAACAGCTCCTCCCAGTATCATTCCCTCCAGTGCTTTTTCTACTTCCTCCAGACGCACACGCATTTCCGGAAGAGGGATCCTCTCATTCAAAAGTTTCATCGTTTCTTTATATAGTTCCGTTTTTTCCAGATACAGATGTTTCTGCTTGCCTTTCGCATCGTCCAGCGCACAGTGAAGAGCTGCTTTGATCCGCATGGGATCATGAGGACGGTTATCTGTCTTCCGGATGATCGTGTCCACACGCCGAAACCCAAAACCAGGTATTCTGCACAATTCAAACGGGCTCTTTTTCAAAACCTCGATACAAGATGGCCCAAGATGCTGATAAATCTTGAGGGCTGTTTTCGGGGTCAGCTTAAAAGGTGCCAGAAGAGACATAATATCCCGGAGCATCCTGCTCTCAGCAAAGGATGCCTTAATATCCTCCAGCTTGTTATCTGTAATTCCCCTTATCTCCAGAAGACGTTCCGGCTGTTTTTCCAGAATATCCAGTGTGTTTACACCAAATTTTGCCACAATCTCTGCGGCTGTTTTTTCACCGATTCCTTTAATCAGGCCGGAGCCGAGATAGCTTAGAACACCTTCCTTTGTCTTTGGTACGATTTCATGCCACTGCTCCACCTGGAGCTGCATGCCGTACTTTCCGTCTACCCATTCCCCTTCCAGTTCCACTTCCACCGCATCGGTAAACGGCAGTTCATAGCCAACAGCAGTAAAACGGATCATATGATCTTTATAACGTCTCTTATCCCGCGCTTGTTCCGGGATGGAGGTATCTGAGGTCTTAACGACAATGATACAGAATTTGTTCGACGGATTGTGAAAGATCTTACTGTCATAAGTTCCAATATAACTCATTCCATCACCTCCATAAAATCCACAGAATCAGGCCACTGATAGCTGCTGCCAGGGCAGCACTGATCAAAGGATATACTATGATATAGCATCCAAGCCTGACCAACTGGAAAAATCTCCAGATAAAGATCACAAGGGCAGGTATCCCTATGACCCACATAAACTTTCTTTTCATTCTTGTTTTGTCCTTTCTTAATTTCAGGCTGCATCTGCAGAACTGACTTTTACATGAAATTTACGAAATTCCAATACCGTTACAAATTTCTCATAAATGTCTGGATACTGCAGCTTCAGCCGTGCAAGATTGTCTTTATCAACGATATTTTTCCGTACAGGGTTGTAAGTCACCGTATAGTGCTTTCCGCCTCTATTACAGATAGCCGTACAGCTGGTTCCCATCTCTGCCGCCAGAATAGCTTTCAGCCTCTGGATATCCTCTTCCAGTTTCTTTGAATATTTTTCTGACTTCTTCTTTTCCTCCTGAAGCTGCATATAGCGCATCAGCGTGGATGCCATGATTCCATTTAGTTCAACAGCCGGGGCATCCTTGTCTGCCCGACCGACATACTGTCTGGAGCTGGAAAGAATCACATCTCCGCCTTCCAGATAAGGCGGCGGAACATTCTTCTGTACATACTCCGTCCAGAATTCCTGTTCCAGAAATATCATTTCTTCCTCGTATGCCGCATCCCTGCGGATCTCACGTATGATGACCTCATCCTCCGTATTTCCATACAGACAGCAAAAGAAAACGCTGTCAATGT is a window of Enterocloster clostridioformis DNA encoding:
- a CDS encoding ATP-dependent RecD-like DNA helicase; its protein translation is MSYIGTYDSKIFHNPSNKFCIIVVKTSDTSIPEQARDKRRYKDHMIRFTAVGYELPFTDAVEVELEGEWVDGKYGMQLQVEQWHEIVPKTKEGVLSYLGSGLIKGIGEKTAAEIVAKFGVNTLDILEKQPERLLEIRGITDNKLEDIKASFAESRMLRDIMSLLAPFKLTPKTALKIYQHLGPSCIEVLKKSPFELCRIPGFGFRRVDTIIRKTDNRPHDPMRIKAALHCALDDAKGKQKHLYLEKTELYKETMKLLNERIPLPEMRVRLEEVEKALEGMILGGAVVSMRDQIYHPAVFAQEDEAACRIAKLLVENGSSMVDVSPVIETVKAEQGLCTSEKQELAVQTAFQYNLSIITGSPGTGKTTVLKIILEVYRRIYPDKKIALMAPTGRASRRMAESTGFEDACTLHSGLRLVSEEDEGGRKDEKQMLDADLVIVDEFSMVDMWLASKFFTALKNGAKAVLVGDPDQLPSVGAGNVFKELITCGLIPVTVLDLIFRQAKDSLIAHNAKFIHDGNTKLYYGNDFQLIPCSNQAEAAEAIIERYCQEIEKNGIEHVQILSPFRTDGEASSDQLNAVIREIVNPFQSMEDEVQTGTKKFRVGDRIMQTKNTEKVSNGDLGFIRYIHDTPDGKRIGMDFGKNRELEYKMDDLANLDLAYATTIHKAMGSEYDVVLMPLLKAHYIMLYRNLLYTGITRARKAVILAGKKDVLYMAIHRNEINKRNTLLGERICLYYKAFARNKGIRVPEFLKEKWKAAS
- a CDS encoding YqaJ viral recombinase family protein encodes the protein MFGMLFEKDRNDPLVLVDTENLTRKEWLDWRRKGIGGSDVACIIGISPFRTARDIYYDKLNIAAVEENEGNWVAMEMGHLLEDLVAKIFERKTGLKIYQVKKMFQHPLFPFMLADVDYFITMPNGRKAILEIKTTNYNAREHWWMDGMEIVPCYYEAQGRHYMAVMDIDSVFFCCLYGNTEDEVIIREIRRDAAYEEEMIFLEQEFWTEYVQKNVPPPYLEGGDVILSSSRQYVGRADKDAPAVELNGIMASTLMRYMQLQEEKKKSEKYSKKLEEDIQRLKAILAAEMGTSCTAICNRGGKHYTVTYNPVRKNIVDKDNLARLKLQYPDIYEKFVTVLEFRKFHVKVSSADAA